Proteins encoded by one window of Armatimonadota bacterium:
- a CDS encoding phosphate ABC transporter substrate-binding protein, with amino-acid sequence MKRQYLIAGLASTAVMLAAGCGNKTPSSGPAPAAGGITVAGSNTMVNLGQAWAEEFGKKAGSPSVSVQGGGSGTGITALLGGTTDIAESSRAMKPAEIEAAKAKGFTPKEIVVAQDGLSVIVNEKSPIAKLTFAQLGDIFSGKVSDWSAVGGPSGKITIVSRDKSSGSYDFFLNHVLRNGDEKNTAIQYAPSAQQQQSSQAIVQEVKTNPGAIGYVGLGYAKSAGIKVVSVARTAAGPYVTPSIKSVLDKTYPVSRPLFFYTKGEPTGEEKQFIDFVLSPEGQSVVTKLEFVPVK; translated from the coding sequence ATGAAACGACAGTACCTGATCGCCGGGCTGGCTTCGACAGCCGTTATGCTGGCTGCCGGTTGCGGTAATAAGACGCCGTCCTCCGGCCCTGCGCCCGCCGCCGGCGGCATCACGGTGGCCGGTTCCAACACGATGGTCAATCTGGGGCAGGCGTGGGCCGAAGAGTTCGGCAAGAAGGCTGGCAGCCCCTCGGTTTCCGTGCAGGGCGGCGGTTCCGGCACCGGTATCACGGCGCTCCTTGGGGGCACAACGGACATCGCCGAATCGTCACGCGCTATGAAGCCGGCCGAGATTGAGGCCGCCAAGGCCAAAGGGTTTACCCCGAAGGAAATCGTGGTGGCCCAGGACGGCTTGAGCGTGATCGTCAACGAGAAGAGCCCCATCGCCAAACTCACCTTTGCCCAACTCGGCGATATCTTCTCCGGAAAAGTCTCCGACTGGAGTGCCGTCGGCGGACCATCCGGCAAGATCACGATAGTGAGCCGCGACAAGAGTTCCGGCAGCTACGATTTCTTCCTGAATCACGTATTGCGCAACGGCGACGAGAAAAACACCGCTATCCAATACGCGCCGTCCGCTCAGCAGCAGCAGTCGTCGCAGGCGATCGTTCAGGAGGTGAAGACGAATCCTGGCGCCATTGGATATGTGGGGCTGGGGTACGCGAAGTCGGCGGGTATCAAGGTGGTATCCGTGGCCAGGACGGCCGCCGGCCCGTATGTCACTCCCTCGATCAAGTCCGTGCTGGACAAGACCTACCCGGTTTCGCGCCCGCTCTTCTTCTACACCAAAGGCGAACCGACCGGTGAGGAGAAGCAGTTCATTGACTTCGTGCTGAGCCCGGAAGGGCAAAGCGTGGTCACCAAGCTGGAGTTCGTCCCCGTGAAATAG
- a CDS encoding response regulator transcription factor, producing the protein MSETILIIEDEQAIADGVAWALRQEGFLVETAADGEAGLAVVRSRPPSLIILDLMLPGVSGWEVCRAVRKSSTLPILILTARAEEFDRVLGLELGADDYVSKPFSTREVVARVRAILRRTGQPATADEILTAEGLSMDIARHELTVSGVQTLLSPKEWDLLEILLRNRGRVLTREILLDRVWGGDTFLDRGTLDVHIRWLRQKVELDPGAPKRILTVRGVGYKAAD; encoded by the coding sequence ATGTCTGAAACCATTCTCATCATCGAAGACGAGCAAGCGATCGCGGATGGCGTCGCGTGGGCGTTGCGCCAGGAAGGTTTCCTGGTGGAAACCGCCGCAGACGGTGAAGCGGGGCTGGCGGTCGTCCGCTCCCGCCCACCCAGCCTGATCATTTTGGACCTCATGCTGCCCGGCGTGTCCGGCTGGGAGGTCTGCCGGGCGGTCCGAAAGAGTTCGACGCTGCCCATACTCATCCTCACCGCTCGCGCCGAAGAGTTCGATCGCGTGCTCGGTCTCGAACTCGGTGCGGACGACTATGTGTCCAAGCCCTTTTCAACCCGCGAAGTCGTAGCTCGGGTGCGCGCGATTCTGCGCAGAACCGGACAGCCCGCCACCGCGGACGAGATTCTAACCGCGGAGGGGCTATCGATGGATATCGCGCGCCACGAACTCACGGTCAGCGGTGTCCAGACGCTCCTGAGCCCCAAGGAATGGGACCTGTTGGAGATTCTGCTTCGGAACCGCGGCCGCGTGCTAACCCGCGAGATTCTGCTGGACCGCGTGTGGGGCGGGGATACCTTCCTGGATCGCGGTACCCTCGACGTGCACATCCGCTGGCTCCGCCAGAAGGTGGAGCTGGACCCCGGCGCCCCGAAGCGCATTCTGACGGTACGCGGGGTGGGGTATAAGGCCGCAGACTAA
- a CDS encoding ATP-binding protein has product MRLFHSIRWMVFASVLALTLAAAGAALIADLAMGLYGAIAVVAVVGIAGAWWVSARVGAPLEALLEWSRRPSARGPRVASRDEWKDLAETFSGLLSSANERAERAESERAHLQAVMDTMADGVLVVDRAARVQMVNRAARGLFEECGPDSSGRTVIECTMSAPLDAAIHRALDSGATHYTDIELLFPNPRQIRAVVSAAGEGPSQAAVAVLHDITDRVHLERVRKDFVANVSHELRTPVSGIQTMAENLLDGALDDPTVARHFLKHILDSTRRLVALLGDLLVLARAESGQPLSFEAVDVSSIASEVANELEHLREAKDIRILVTVPHMLRAFATPEAVRQIITNLVENAVKYSPSGGAVEVSGRESGGFVEVRVTDHGIGIPPEHQTRIFERFYRVDRARSRELGGTGLGLSIVKHLAETAGGGVEVDSTPGRGSVFTVRLPVAPQ; this is encoded by the coding sequence CGGCGCGGCGCTCATTGCGGATCTCGCTATGGGGTTGTACGGCGCCATTGCCGTCGTGGCCGTTGTAGGGATCGCCGGCGCATGGTGGGTCTCGGCGCGGGTGGGCGCTCCGCTGGAAGCGTTGCTGGAGTGGTCTCGCAGGCCTTCCGCCCGCGGGCCGCGCGTCGCTTCTCGTGACGAATGGAAGGACCTGGCCGAGACCTTCTCCGGGCTCCTTTCGTCCGCGAACGAGAGAGCCGAGCGCGCGGAATCCGAGCGAGCGCATCTGCAGGCCGTCATGGACACGATGGCCGACGGAGTGCTGGTGGTGGATCGCGCTGCCCGGGTTCAAATGGTGAACAGGGCCGCCCGGGGACTCTTCGAGGAATGCGGTCCCGACTCTAGTGGGAGAACCGTCATCGAATGCACGATGAGTGCGCCACTCGACGCCGCTATCCACCGTGCGCTGGATTCCGGCGCAACACACTACACCGACATTGAGCTCCTGTTCCCGAACCCTCGCCAGATTCGTGCCGTCGTGAGTGCCGCCGGTGAAGGGCCGTCACAGGCAGCCGTGGCGGTTCTTCACGACATCACGGATCGCGTTCACCTGGAACGGGTGCGCAAAGACTTCGTCGCCAACGTGAGCCATGAGCTCAGGACCCCGGTTTCCGGGATTCAGACGATGGCGGAGAATCTCCTCGACGGCGCGCTGGACGATCCAACGGTTGCCCGGCATTTCCTGAAACACATCCTCGACTCCACGAGGCGGCTCGTGGCGTTGCTGGGCGATCTGCTGGTGTTGGCACGCGCCGAATCCGGCCAGCCGCTGTCCTTCGAGGCTGTTGACGTCAGCTCGATCGCCTCCGAAGTGGCGAACGAACTGGAGCACCTTCGCGAGGCGAAGGACATCCGGATATTGGTGACGGTCCCGCACATGCTCCGCGCGTTCGCTACCCCAGAAGCCGTGCGGCAAATCATCACCAACCTCGTGGAAAACGCCGTAAAATACTCGCCGTCCGGGGGAGCGGTTGAAGTGTCCGGCAGAGAAAGCGGCGGTTTTGTAGAGGTTCGCGTTACGGATCACGGGATCGGGATCCCGCCCGAGCACCAAACGCGGATATTCGAGCGATTTTACCGGGTGGACCGCGCGCGCTCCAGAGAACTGGGCGGCACGGGCCTGGGCCTCAGCATTGTCAAACATCTCGCGGAAACCGCCGGCGGAGGCGTAGAAGTGGACAGTACTCCGGGTCGCGGATCCGTATTCACCGTGCGCCTCCCCGTGGCGCCCCAATGA